The Bacillus sp. Y1 genome includes the window AACAAGGTATGTGGTCCATTCTTTGCAAAAATAGGAGCGGACCCAGCAATAGCCGCCACTGCGATTCTTGCTACTGATATGGGAGGATATCAATTAGCACAAGAGTTAGCCACCTCTTATGAAGGCTGGATTATGGCAATGATCGTTGGATTTATGGCAGGCGCCACCATCGTATTCTCGATTCCGATGGGCTTAGCGATGCTTGATAAACGTGATCATAAATATATGGCCTTAGGTGTGATGTCTGGGATTTTAACCATTCCAATTGGTGCATTTATATCAAGTGTGTTGGTCGTTTTAACGAATTCTAAAATTAGAGATGCTATATCAACAACCACCGATTCAACCTATCAATTCACGATCAGCTATTTAAAAATATTTGCCAATCTATCTCCATTGATTATTTTTGTCGTTGTTTTAGCGGCTGGTTTATACTTTTTACCAGATGTAATGATTAAAGGATTTATGTGGTTTGGAAGAATCATGGATGCAGGGATTAAACTGGTGTTAGTGTTCTCGATTGTAGAAATCTTCACAGGTCTGTTTTCGAAGGTGTTTGGTTCTTGGGGCTTCCATCCCATTATGGCTGATGCAGATGACCAGTTTCGCGCACTTGAGACGGCTGGTTATATTGGTATTATGTTAGCTGGGGCATTTCCGATGGTTTATTTGTTACAAAAATATGCAGGGAAACAGTTGGAAGCAATGGGGAGAAAGATTGGGCTAAGTAAAGAAGGAAGTGCGGGATTGGTGGCGACCATTGCGAATATTTTAGCGATGTTCAAGCTAGTTCGTACCATGTCACCAAAGGACAAAGTAATCAATATTTCGTTTGCTGTATGTGCAGCGTTTTTACTGGGAGATCATCTTTCTTTCACTGCCAATTTCCAACCAACATTAATTCTTCCAATTATTATTGGGAAGCTAAGTGCAGGTGCAATCAGCATTGGATTAGCATATTGGTTATCGGTACCGAAAGCTTTGGAATTAGAAAAGAAAGATCGAGAAGCTGGAATTATTGGAAAACATGAATATAGAGAAAATGAAGTGGAAATGAAGGAACAAGCCGTTTCCTAACTAGTAGGTTGGTGGTATTCACCAACCTACTTTTTCTATTTATTGCAGCTCGGTCATTTTTCGTGACACTAATGGATAAAAATACGTTTTAGCAGCAGTGGTCGTATTTCCTCCGAAAAAATTCGTTCCTGGACAAGGTTTCACTTCATAGCTTTTTGCATTGTCTAGCACCCTTTGCCCTGTTTTATAATTCCACCAATGATGATAGGTGATGGTATCGACTGAAGGGGCGAGGTTAAATTTTAGGCAAAGCAAGGCTGTAATGTACACAATTGTTTCCTTTTGTTCAGCAGTCATCACATCTTGCCCTTTATCAAAATTGCCTACATTTTCGATGGCGATGCCTACAGAATTGGCTTTTGCCCCAATCGAACCTTCTGGAGCCATATCAAATGGGCGGGATACAGCTATTTTTCCATCAGGGAAGGTTGTGATATTTTGTGCGATCGTCTTCCAGTGCATTTGGTTTTTATGATAATTTTCCATGCCTTGAAGCAAACGGAAATGATTGGAACCATTGAATCGTTTATAAGCTGGAGCCCATGTATGATGCTGTTGAATGAGGCTGATTTTCCGATGAAATTGACTATTTAATAACCAATCCTTGAATTGTTCCCTCGTCATTAAAATATGTTGCCCCTGCTTTTGCGGGGGAGTACTTACTTCCTGGACACTTTCCGTTGCTAGAGCCGTGTGAGTGGTGAAAAGCAAACAAAAAAGCAAACCAAATAGAACTCTTCTCATCTGTTTTTCCTTTCTGTTTCTATATTGTCTTTTTCATTAATAGTTTGTTGAGGTTCAGTCCAAATATTCTTATTGCTTTTCTCTAAAACAAGGGGAAAGGTATAATAAAAGGGAGTTGTTGGACATTAAAAAAGTACATTTATGCTTTGAAATCAATTACGGGCCATAAAATAATATAAAAAAGCTGAAAGAAGTGAAATATAAGATGACTAAAACAAATGAATCAGGTTGGAACTTCGATAACAGCTATACCAAACTGCCAGAGTTCTTTTATTCAAATACAAATCCAACACCAGTACGGTCACCTGAAATTGTGAAGTTTAATGAATCTTTGGCAACATCACTGGGCTTACACGCAAAAGCTTTGCAAACGGAAAATGCTGCAGCAATTTTCGCTGGAAATGACATTCCCGCAGGAGCCTCACCGATAGCTCAAGGGTATGCGGGACATCAATTTGGACATTTTACTATGCTAGGAGATGGTAGGGCTATTTTGCTCGGTGAACATATCACCCCTACTGGTGAGCGATATGATATTCAGCTTAAGGGTCCAGGTAGGACACCTTACTCGCGCGGGGGAGATGGTCGTGCTTCACTTGGGCCAATGCTCCGGGAGTATATTATTAGTGAGGCGATGTATGCCCTCGGGATACCTACAACCCGTAGCCTAACAGTGGTATCTACAGGACAACCGGTTATTCGGGAAACCAACTTACCTGGTGCAATTTTGACCCGTGTGGCTTCTAGTCATATTCGCGTGGGTACATTTCAATATGCCGCGAAATGGGGATCAGTTGAAGATACTCGAGCACTGGCTGATTATACAATTGCCCGTCATTATCCTGAAATTGCTGATCATGAAGAGAAATATCGTTCTTTTTTAAAAGCGGTCATTAACCAGCAAGCAAAATTGATTTCTCAGTGGCAGCTTGTAGGATTTATTCATGGTGTGATGAATACAGACAACATGACAATTAGTGGGGAAACGATCGACTATGGTCCTTGCGCATTTATGGACACATATGATCCAGAGACCGTATTCAGCTCCATAGATGCGCGGGGGCGGTATGCTTATGGAAACCAACCAGGAATCGGAGGTTGGAATTTAGCCAGATTTGCTGAAACACTATTGGATTTGCTTCATGACAACGATGAAGAAGCTGTAAAAATCGCTCAAGAGGCCATATCTGAATATCCAGAGCTGTCTCGCCAATATTGGCTCGAAGGAATGAGATCAAAACTAGGGCTATTTAATGCAGAAGAGCAGGATGAAACGTTGATAAATGATCTTCTAAACGTGATGAATCAATACAAAGCCGACTATACAAACACCTTTCGAGCGTTAACCCGTGAGGCACATGAGGAGTCGGTTCTTCAAGGAACATCAGAATTCAACGCCTGGTATAAGCGATGGAAGGAAAGACTTAGTAGGCAGGAACAATCAAAAGAAGCTGCACTTGAATTAATGAGAAAAAGTAATCCTTCCATTATCCCAAGAAATCATCGAGTGGAAGAAGCCTTGGATGCTGCTCAGCAGGGTGATTATAGTGTTATGGATAAGTTACTAGAAGCTTTAGCAAATCCCTACGATTATACCAATGTGGAGGAAGTGTACTGTAAACTCCCAGACTCAACTGGCCTTCCTTATCGAACATACTGTGGAACATGACGGAGAGCAATGCTACCTCTATTGGTGGCATTGTTTTATTTTTGGGAAAATTATAAATACACGTATGACACTAGAAAAGCAAAACTTAATTAGATAA containing:
- the eutH gene encoding ethanolamine utilization protein EutH, which codes for MVMVGEIVIYIIMACAVLGAFAAIKNSEQGLGQQFMEGLQAVGHIFVPAAGIMASIPYLSWFINKVCGPFFAKIGADPAIAATAILATDMGGYQLAQELATSYEGWIMAMIVGFMAGATIVFSIPMGLAMLDKRDHKYMALGVMSGILTIPIGAFISSVLVVLTNSKIRDAISTTTDSTYQFTISYLKIFANLSPLIIFVVVLAAGLYFLPDVMIKGFMWFGRIMDAGIKLVLVFSIVEIFTGLFSKVFGSWGFHPIMADADDQFRALETAGYIGIMLAGAFPMVYLLQKYAGKQLEAMGRKIGLSKEGSAGLVATIANILAMFKLVRTMSPKDKVINISFAVCAAFLLGDHLSFTANFQPTLILPIIIGKLSAGAISIGLAYWLSVPKALELEKKDREAGIIGKHEYRENEVEMKEQAVS
- a CDS encoding peptidoglycan recognition protein family protein, which produces MRRVLFGLLFCLLFTTHTALATESVQEVSTPPQKQGQHILMTREQFKDWLLNSQFHRKISLIQQHHTWAPAYKRFNGSNHFRLLQGMENYHKNQMHWKTIAQNITTFPDGKIAVSRPFDMAPEGSIGAKANSVGIAIENVGNFDKGQDVMTAEQKETIVYITALLCLKFNLAPSVDTITYHHWWNYKTGQRVLDNAKSYEVKPCPGTNFFGGNTTTAAKTYFYPLVSRKMTELQ
- a CDS encoding protein adenylyltransferase SelO, producing MTKTNESGWNFDNSYTKLPEFFYSNTNPTPVRSPEIVKFNESLATSLGLHAKALQTENAAAIFAGNDIPAGASPIAQGYAGHQFGHFTMLGDGRAILLGEHITPTGERYDIQLKGPGRTPYSRGGDGRASLGPMLREYIISEAMYALGIPTTRSLTVVSTGQPVIRETNLPGAILTRVASSHIRVGTFQYAAKWGSVEDTRALADYTIARHYPEIADHEEKYRSFLKAVINQQAKLISQWQLVGFIHGVMNTDNMTISGETIDYGPCAFMDTYDPETVFSSIDARGRYAYGNQPGIGGWNLARFAETLLDLLHDNDEEAVKIAQEAISEYPELSRQYWLEGMRSKLGLFNAEEQDETLINDLLNVMNQYKADYTNTFRALTREAHEESVLQGTSEFNAWYKRWKERLSRQEQSKEAALELMRKSNPSIIPRNHRVEEALDAAQQGDYSVMDKLLEALANPYDYTNVEEVYCKLPDSTGLPYRTYCGT